In Fibrobacter sp., one DNA window encodes the following:
- a CDS encoding P-loop NTPase: protein MKIAVASGKGGTGKTTISTNLALYVAGQGYDTVYFDCDVEEPNGHLFLRPVITKKEASSIPVPVIDESKCCACGECVRFCEYKALVRLGKIVMVFPELCHGCGGCTIGCPNHAIQEQEREIGIIEAGQSGKVGFVHGRMNIGEAMSPPLIRDVLQQIPNKEVNIIDAPPGTSCPVIASIRDTDFVVLVTEPTPFGLNDLGLALDMIRELGIPHGVVVNRAEDGNRDAESFCEKRQVEILAQIADDRRIAECYSKGELILIGVPGVQKRFEELWQAIRKRLMA from the coding sequence ATGAAAATAGCAGTTGCCAGCGGTAAGGGTGGAACAGGAAAGACGACCATTTCAACGAATCTCGCTCTTTACGTAGCCGGGCAGGGATATGATACTGTTTACTTTGACTGTGATGTCGAGGAACCCAATGGTCATCTGTTTCTCAGACCGGTTATCACAAAAAAGGAAGCCTCTTCGATTCCAGTCCCAGTGATAGATGAATCAAAATGCTGTGCTTGCGGGGAATGTGTCAGGTTTTGTGAATATAAAGCGTTAGTGAGACTTGGAAAAATCGTTATGGTATTTCCAGAGCTCTGCCATGGATGTGGTGGTTGTACGATAGGCTGCCCTAATCATGCGATACAGGAACAAGAGCGCGAAATTGGGATAATTGAAGCAGGTCAATCAGGGAAAGTCGGATTTGTACATGGCCGAATGAATATCGGCGAAGCAATGAGTCCTCCACTTATAAGAGATGTTCTTCAGCAGATTCCCAACAAAGAGGTAAATATTATCGATGCTCCGCCGGGTACTTCTTGCCCGGTAATCGCTTCGATTAGGGATACAGATTTTGTAGTCCTTGTTACTGAGCCAACACCGTTTGGACTCAATGACCTGGGGTTGGCACTCGATATGATCAGAGAACTTGGTATTCCGCATGGTGTCGTTGTCAACCGTGCGGAAGATGGGAACCGGGACGCGGAAAGTTTCTGTGAAAAGCGGCAGGTAGAGATTTTGGCGCAAATTGCCGATGATCGAAGGATTGCCGAATGCTATTCAAAAGGAGAATTGATTCTGATAGGTGTTCCGGGTGTACAAAAAAGATTCGAAGAACTTTGGCAAGCCATCCGAAAGCGACTTATGGCATGA